The window GATCGCCTGGTCCGTGAACAGCGACGCGAGGCAGCGCCGGCAGGCGTCGATCACCGCGTCCGCGCCCCGCACATCGAGAGACGTCTCCCGCTGGCCCGCAGCCGACTCAGACCAGCCCGGCACCCCAGACCCGTGCCCGCTCGATCCCGCCCTGCCGCAGGGGACCGTCGGTCTCCTCGACGACGAAGCCCTCGGGGTCGGTGACGACGTCGTAGCGGTGGCGGGCGAGCCGTTGGGCGATGCCGTCCGCGGCTCCGCCGCTCATCCGCGTGTCGGCGCGGGTGTCGAAGGCCGCGGCGTGAGTGCCGGGTTCGGTCTTGGGGAGCGAGTGGAACCAGGAGCGCAGACCCGGACCCCCGGCGGTCTCGTGCGCCTCGTGGGCGGCGTCCTCGTGGCCCTCCTTCTTCGCCTCGGCCATGGCGGCCATCCGGCGGCTGACGCCGGAGGACATCCCGTGCATGTGGGTGGGGCCGCCGACGACCAGCAGGTCCGCCGTGCGGGTCACCTCGGCGTCGGCCCGCGACACCGGGAGGCAGTCGACGGATGCCTCCGGGTCGGCCCGGTGAACGCCCTCGGTGATGGCTTCGGCGATCTCGCGGGTGTTGCCGTACATGCTCTCGTACACGACGACCGTGCGCATCGTTCTCACCTCTCGGCACCAGCCTGCGTCGTCACCCGGGCTGTCAGCGGGGGCCGTTCGGCCCCGATGGGCGAGCCGGACGGCCTTCCGCGGGTTCAGCCGTAGGAGACGACCGCGACCGGGCAGTGGACGTGGTGGATCGCGGCGTGCGCCACCGGCCCGAGGTGCGCACCGAGCGTCGCGCGCCTGACCCGGCGGCCGACCACGAGGAGCCCGGCATCCGCGGCGGCCTCGACGAGGCCGACCGCCGCGTGGCCGCGGACCAGGTCCGTCGCGACGGTCACCGTGGGGAAGCGGGAACGCCAGGGACCCAGCACGTCCGAGAGCTGCTGCCGCTCGGAGGCCGACAGTTCCGCGTCCATGGCACCGATGGCGGCGAACGCCATGTACTCGCTGCCGGCGGGAGGGTCCCAGGTGTGGACGACCCGAAGCGGCACGGAACGCAGCCGGGCCGCTTCGAAGGCGAAGGCGATCACGTCGTCGCAGGGCCGGCGGAGATCCAGGCCCAGGAGGACCTCGCCGTCCGCCGCCGCGTCGTCGGCGGCGTCTTGCGCCTGAGCCGGCTTCCCGTCGGCTTCCTCCGCCCGGACCAGGACCACCGGGCAGGCCGCCCTGCGCAGGACCTCCTGGCTCACCGAACCGACGAGGAAGCCCCGCAGGGTGCTCAGGCCCCGTGAGCCGAGCACCAGCATGGTGGCGCCCCGGCCGGCCGCCTCCAGGGCCTCCGCCGGGTCCTCGGGGACGTGGGCCGAGGTGACCTCGGCGCCGGAGGCGAGGACGGCCCGGAGCTCCGCCTCCTTGGCGGCCAGCCGCTGTCGGCTACAGGCGATCGCCTGGTCGGTGCGGACCGTCGGCATCGACGGGCTGGACATCGAGGTCGGAACGGGCGAGGTGTTCGGGCTGCTCGGTCCGAACGGCGCGGGGAAGACCACGACGCTGCGCTGCCTGGTCGGGCTGCTGCGGCCGACCACCAGGGAGGTCCGGGTGCTCGGTCTTGACCCCGTCGCCGACCACCGCTCCTGGCGCCCGCGATCGGTTACCTCCCCGGCGAACTCCGGCTCTACCCCGAACTGACCGGGCGCCAGACCCTCGACCTGCTGGCCGCCCTCCAGGGGACCCCGGTGCCACGGCAGGCCGAACTCTGTGCCCGGCTGAACCTGTCGATGGGTGACCTCCATCGGGCGGTGGGGGAGTACTCGCGAGGAATGAAGCAGAAGCTCGGTCTGGTCCAGGCGTTCCAGCACCGCCCCGCCCTCACGGTGTTGGACGAACCGACCGAGGGGCTGGACCCGCTGGTCCAGGAGGCCTTCTTCGAGATCCTCGCCGAGGAGACGGCGGCCGGCCGGACCGTACTGCTCTCCAGCCATGTGCTGCCCGAGGTGCAGCGGGCCTGCGGGCGGGTCGCGATCGTCCGCGGCGGCCGGGTGGTCACCGTCGAGTCGGTGGCGGGCCTGCGCCGGGCCCGGGCCCGACGGATCACGTTGCTCCTCACCGACGCCTCCGGACGAGGTGGTGACAGCCGTTCGCGGGCTGCTCGCCGACCTGCCGGTGGGCGACCTCACAGTCGAGGAGGCGGGCCTGGACGAGGCGTTCCTCGACCTCTACCGCGCATCCGGGCAGACCGCCGACGGCACGGGGGAGGGGGTATGAACCGCGGTACCGTCAGCCGTCGACTGCCGCTGGTCTGGCTTGCCCTGCACCGTCGCCGCCGGATGCTGGCGGCGCTCCTGCTCGGCATGGTCGTCTTCGAGGCTCTGATCGTGGTGATCACCAGTACCGTTCCGCCCTCCGATCTGTTCGGCGGTGGCCGGACCCCGCCCGGTGCCTTCAAGGCGTTCAGCGGCTCGAACGGGGACGTGTCCCTCGCCAGCTACGCCGGGCTGCTCGGCGCGGGCCTGACCCATCCGTTCTGGATCGCCCTCCAGCTCACCGCCATCGGCTCGCTGGGCGCGGCCGCGGTCGCCGCCGACGTCGAATCCGGCACCATCGAGCTCCTGATGACCCGGCCGCTCGCCCGCCGCCGGCTGCTCGCCGAGCGTACGGCCGCCCTGGCCGCCGTCTCGTTCCTGCTCAACGCGGCCGCCACCGCCACCATCGCGGCGGGGGTCGCCCTCTCACCGGACCTGCGCGACGCCGTCCCCGTCGGCGGGGTCTTCGCCGCCGGCCTTCTGGGCTGCGCCTTCACGCTCTGCCTGACCGGCCCGGTGCTCGCCGTCTCGGCGGTCAGCCGACGCCGGGCGCACGTGGTCGGCGCGACCGTGGCGTTCGGCGCGGTCGGCTTCGCACTGAACTTCGTCGCCCTGGCCTGGTCCCCGGCCGCCCCCCTGCGCTACCTCAGTCCCTTCCACTACTACACACCCGGCGACGCCCTCGCCCACGGCACCGTTCCCTGGACCTCGCTGGCGGTCCTGTCCGCCGTAGGCCTGGCCGGCCTGACAGCGGCCTTCCGGCTGCTGAACCGCCGGGACCTCGCGATCTGACGGGCTGGCGGCCACGGCCGCAGGCCGGAGCAGTTGTCGAGCGCGGAGCAGTGGGTGTGGCGAGCTGATTCGTCGTCCTGAGGTGCTGAGGCTGGACGACCTCGCGGCGCATCCGGCCTCCTACGGCTGCCCGGCGCATCACCCAGTGATGCGGACCTTCCTCGGAGTTCCGGTTCGGGTGCGGGAAGAGGCGTTCGGCAACCTCTACCCGACCGACAAGAGGAACGGGGATCAGTTCGACGCCGACGACGAGTCGGTGATCGCGACCCTGGCGGTCGCTGCCGGGGTGGCGATCGACAACGCCCGGCTCTACGAGGAAGCACAGAGTCAGCAGCGTTGGTTGAGCACGAGCGCGGAGATCACCCGGGGCCTGCTGTCGGGCGCCGCACGCGGCGAGGTGACGCAGCTGAGCGCGGCGGGCGCTGGAGATCACCGGAGCCGAGCTGGTCGACCTGTCCGTGCGCGAGGGCGAGGGCGGGGGCCTGCGGGTCGAACTCGCCCTGGGAGGCGATCCGTCCTCGCGACTCGGGGTCCACTGGCCACCGCCGGCCCCAGGCCGGCGAAGCGGCGAGGGCCGCCGGTCAGCACCATGGCCCTACCGTCCGGCCGGGCAGCCGCAGCTGCCGCGCACGACGAGGTCGGCGCCCGGGGTGTGCGGGTGCGCGGCGTTGCCGAGCAGGAGGGCGACGGCGCGTTCGGCCATGGCCTTGAGGGGCTGGCTGGTGACGGTGAGGGACGGGGCGGTGTAGGCGCTCTCGGGCGCGCCGTCGAGGCTGATGACGGCGAGGTCCTCGGGTACGCGCACCCCGGCGGTGAAGGCCGCGGCCAGGACGCCGATAGCCTGTTCGTCCGTCGCCGCGACGAGTGCGCGCGGCAGGCTACCCTCCGCCGCCAGGCCGGCGATCAGGTCGGCGGCCGCGGCGCGGGCGTAGTCGCAGCGCAGCAGCAGCGGTTCGCCGTCGAGGTCGGCCATGCTGCGGCGCCAGGCCTCCTGGCGCAGGCCCACCGGCCCGGCGTCCCGGGGGCCGGCGAGGAAGGCGATCTCCCG of the Kitasatospora sp. NBC_01246 genome contains:
- a CDS encoding flavodoxin family protein, which gives rise to MRTVVVYESMYGNTREIAEAITEGVHRADPEASVDCLPVSRADAEVTRTADLLVVGGPTHMHGMSSGVSRRMAAMAEAKKEGHEDAAHEAHETAGGPGLRSWFHSLPKTEPGTHAAAFDTRADTRMSGGAADGIAQRLARHRYDVVTDPEGFVVEETDGPLRQGGIERARVWGAGLV
- a CDS encoding universal stress protein, coding for MPTVRTDQAIACSRQRLAAKEAELRAVLASGAEVTSAHVPEDPAEALEAAGRGATMLVLGSRGLSTLRGFLVGSVSQEVLRRAACPVVLVRAEEADGKPAQAQDAADDAAADGEVLLGLDLRRPCDDVIAFAFEAARLRSVPLRVVHTWDPPAGSEYMAFAAIGAMDAELSASERQQLSDVLGPWRSRFPTVTVATDLVRGHAAVGLVEAAADAGLLVVGRRVRRATLGAHLGPVAHAAIHHVHCPVAVVSYG
- a CDS encoding ABC transporter permease subunit; translation: MNRGTVSRRLPLVWLALHRRRRMLAALLLGMVVFEALIVVITSTVPPSDLFGGGRTPPGAFKAFSGSNGDVSLASYAGLLGAGLTHPFWIALQLTAIGSLGAAAVAADVESGTIELLMTRPLARRRLLAERTAALAAVSFLLNAAATATIAAGVALSPDLRDAVPVGGVFAAGLLGCAFTLCLTGPVLAVSAVSRRRAHVVGATVAFGAVGFALNFVALAWSPAAPLRYLSPFHYYTPGDALAHGTVPWTSLAVLSAVGLAGLTAAFRLLNRRDLAI